A genomic window from Clostridium aceticum includes:
- the spoIIIAE gene encoding stage III sporulation protein AE, whose protein sequence is MKKTIIVSMVIYFLLTSMVWGQEEGLTPEGIIQNQIEKLEIKELQDIMDVMNRDLEDYMPRVDIRQFIMNLIRGEATLSLGDIVRGSTRVLFKEVVANWKLLAQIIVLAAICAVLRNLQSAFENEVVGKLAYNVCYLVIISITIKSFMIAIGIGKETIDLMVSFMQVLMPVLLAMLMAIGGITTSAILHPILLGAIGFVGTIIKVTILPLILFSAVLAIVNNLSSKIQVTKLAGLLKQAAVVTLGFILTTFVGIISIQGITASTVDGVTIRTAKFAVDKFIPIVGGFLSEAMDTVIGCSLVLKNAVGAIGLLSIFVLCLMPMIKILALIIVYKLCAALIEPISEDGLVDCLNSMSSALTLLFATVSSVAIMFFLTITIIVSTGNITVMMR, encoded by the coding sequence ATGAAAAAAACTATTATTGTAAGCATGGTGATTTACTTTTTACTGACTTCTATGGTATGGGGACAAGAAGAAGGCTTAACACCAGAGGGAATCATACAAAATCAGATAGAAAAGCTGGAGATAAAAGAATTACAGGATATTATGGATGTGATGAATAGAGATTTAGAAGATTATATGCCTAGAGTGGATATAAGACAGTTTATTATGAATCTTATACGAGGAGAAGCTACATTATCTTTAGGTGATATTGTAAGAGGCAGCACCAGGGTTTTGTTTAAAGAGGTGGTTGCCAACTGGAAGCTATTGGCACAAATTATTGTATTAGCAGCGATATGCGCAGTCTTAAGAAATCTACAGAGTGCCTTTGAAAATGAAGTGGTAGGAAAACTAGCCTATAATGTGTGTTACTTGGTGATCATTAGCATTACTATTAAAAGTTTTATGATCGCTATTGGTATCGGAAAAGAAACCATAGATTTGATGGTAAGTTTTATGCAGGTTTTGATGCCAGTGCTTCTAGCAATGTTGATGGCGATAGGCGGCATAACAACTTCAGCGATTTTACATCCTATTTTATTAGGAGCTATTGGATTTGTGGGAACCATCATCAAAGTCACCATACTACCGTTGATTTTATTCTCTGCAGTGCTGGCAATCGTAAATAATCTATCTTCTAAGATTCAAGTGACAAAGCTGGCGGGGTTATTAAAACAAGCGGCGGTAGTAACACTAGGTTTTATATTGACCACCTTTGTAGGAATCATTTCTATCCAAGGAATTACCGCCTCTACTGTAGATGGGGTAACCATCAGGACCGCTAAATTTGCAGTAGACAAGTTTATTCCAATCGTAGGTGGTTTTTTATCAGAAGCTATGGATACAGTTATTGGATGTTCTTTAGTACTGAAAAATGCTGTAGGAGCAATCGGGCTCCTGTCCATCTTTGTTTTGTGTTTGATGCCTATGATAAAAATCCTTGCCCTAATTATTGTTTATAAACTGTGTGCAGCACTGATTGAACCCATCTCAGAAGATGGACTAGTAGATTGTTTAAACAGCATGAGTAGCGCATTAACCCTTTTATTTGCAACAGTCAGTTCGGTAGCAATCATGTTTTTTCTTACAATAACAATTATTGTAAGCACAGGAAATATTACTGTAATGATGAGGTGA
- the spoIIIAC gene encoding stage III sporulation protein AC, with translation MNVDLIFKIAAIGILVSVLNQVLIRAGREEQAMMTTLVGIVVVLMMVINLVSNLFDTVKTMFQLY, from the coding sequence ATGAATGTGGATTTAATTTTTAAGATTGCAGCGATTGGTATTTTGGTTTCTGTACTAAATCAAGTACTCATAAGAGCAGGGCGGGAGGAGCAGGCTATGATGACAACTTTAGTGGGGATTGTGGTAGTGCTGATGATGGTCATCAATTTGGTAAGTAATCTATTTGACACAGTAAAAACAATGTTTCAACTGTACTAA
- the spoIIIAD gene encoding stage III sporulation protein AD: MEIFQIVAIGLVAAVLSVLVKHQKPEIGIYIGLATGIIIFLFIVTKLQSVIEILNQLANKINIDDIYLSTILKIVGIAYIAEFGAQVCKDAGEGVIASKIEFAGKILIMVMSVPILVSLMDLIINIVP, from the coding sequence ATGGAAATTTTTCAAATTGTAGCAATAGGATTGGTTGCAGCTGTTCTATCGGTATTGGTAAAGCATCAAAAACCAGAAATAGGCATTTATATTGGTCTAGCCACAGGAATCATTATATTCCTGTTTATTGTAACAAAGTTACAGTCAGTGATTGAAATTCTTAACCAATTGGCCAATAAAATAAATATTGATGATATCTATTTATCTACAATTTTAAAAATTGTAGGTATCGCCTACATAGCGGAGTTTGGAGCACAGGTTTGTAAAGATGCAGGGGAAGGAGTGATTGCATCTAAGATAGAATTTGCTGGAAAAATACTCATTATGGTGATGTCAGTACCTATTTTAGTGTCCTTAATGGATTTGATTATCAACATAGTACCTTAG
- the spoIIIAB gene encoding stage III sporulation protein SpoIIIAB has protein sequence MVIKLIISFIIIGCSSLIGIIYANTFIERTKLLASVLSTLQMLETEIVFSATPLPELLSKVARKSRTEMGRILENTAEILRRNEGYLFPEAWKKAIEGVGDETVFAKEDLDLLLNLGNTLGISDTSDQVKHIRLTMEEIKRNYELSIIVQSKSVRLYRNLGFLVGITIVIVFF, from the coding sequence ATGGTAATAAAACTAATAATTTCTTTTATCATCATAGGATGCAGTTCTTTAATCGGCATCATCTATGCCAATACCTTTATAGAGAGAACAAAACTTTTGGCCAGTGTCCTATCTACTTTACAAATGTTAGAAACAGAAATTGTTTTTAGTGCAACCCCTTTACCAGAACTTTTAAGCAAAGTAGCTAGAAAAAGTAGAACTGAGATGGGTAGGATCTTAGAAAATACTGCAGAAATTTTAAGGAGAAATGAAGGTTATTTATTTCCTGAGGCCTGGAAAAAAGCCATTGAAGGAGTAGGAGATGAAACAGTTTTTGCTAAGGAGGATTTAGATCTATTATTAAATCTCGGAAATACCTTAGGAATCTCTGATACTAGTGATCAAGTAAAGCATATACGCTTAACCATGGAAGAAATAAAAAGAAATTATGAGCTGTCTATTATAGTCCAAAGTAAAAGTGTTAGGCTATATAGAAACCTAGGATTTTTAGTAGGAATTACTATAGTAATTGTTTTTTTCTAA